AATTACTTTCTTGTCAAGATTTTAAAGGAGAGAATTGATACTACCTTCGTGtttgtatggtaaatatgaagctggagccaggtGAGCTtaacttagcacaaagactatAAACAGGTGTGAACAGCTGGCTCCGctcaaaagtaacaaaatccacctgtGAGCTTCACACGAATCGACACCTTAtctcttatttgtttaatttgtacaaaaaagTCTCATAATGTAAATTTGTAGTTTTACGGGTGAGTTGTTTCTCCTGTTTCTAGCTAACCAGCTGTAGCGTCGTGTTTCCTGTACTGACTTCTATTCCTTGAACATTGTCCtcgccttttctctctctgcacactTTTCTCATCTAAGCAAAGTTAGGGGAAATTGTTGCACAGTCCAGTCTGCTTTGTAGCTTGTGTTTTCTGCCTGGAGCTCAGTTTCCGAGTGAATCCCCTTCTTCGTGCAGTCAAAATTAAAAACCTGTGCCCCTGTATGTTATGGAAACTTACCAGACAGAGACTATCTATAAGTCTGCTTACAGGACAGCCATATTGAAGGCTTTATGTCCTCCACCTATAGGTCAAGTGGCCTTCacttgtggtggtggtggtgcagccCTCTCATCTCCACACAATGGTGAGCCTCATGTAGGGTGCTCTCTCTCCTGAGCTCTTTAATCAATATCAtcaggaaaggaaaaaagaaagaggccCGCCACATTGTGcactaaccccccccccccctgtccATTCTGTGATGGGGCCTTTTCTCACTCATTCACCAGGTACTTCAGTGTAGGGCTATTGAGGTCGCTCTGAATGGGACCCACTCCACCCAGAGGGAATATTGTCTGACCGCAGGCTAAAATCTAAGAGAACCCCACcatctctcccttcctctccgtCTGCGTGTCCGCCTGCAAACTCTCTtcaaagaagaataaaaaaatgtggcACATGAGCGCTATTAATAAATCTATCACTTCTGTGGCCACaactggtcttttttttttttaaatgaggacCCTTTACTGCGGCTGAACTCTCTTTCAAAGCCACcagtcttcctctctgtgtatCCCCTCTCCATTCGCTGGCCCACTTTACAGTCCCTAAGAAGTTCTAAAAGTCGGCAATCTGGCAGAGCGCGATACGCCGGCTGCTTTTGAAGATTGGATGGTGATTAACCTTAGAGAGATTACTGCACACATACAACTTTGTGCATGCGTTCTTacaacttttctgctgttttgtctgGGTGACAAGAATTTGATCTGTGAATCTCGTTGTAGTTTGTTTTCCTTAGACTTTCGGACATCTGTCGGACATCTGCCAGACCTGGAATTGATGCACAGACTTGAGTGACACACGCTCACGAGCTCTcacacacatcctctctctgtttcgcTGCCATCGTGACTGGtctgaatatttcttttgatcccacagctcctctcctcttgtgtTGCCGTTTAATCATTTATAGACAGTCACAGTCACCGGACCGAACTCCATTCGCACAGAAAGCGACAGAAAGTGAGAGTTAAAATTTCATTTGGCATAATTGCATGAAAAGAAACTGCAAAACTGGCCTTTTCATCTATTATTGATGTCTGCTTACGAGTCATGCATAATGCAGGGAGCTGTCTTTATGACAGCCATGTATTAAATATCATGGTCTGGGGGTCGGGGGGGGTCTGATGCCGCATGCTTTCATTGCACAGTTAGTTGGCTTTGGTACTGAGTAATAGCCTATATGGACAGTCTTGTGAAAgcaaagggagaaagagagactggcAGTGCGAGAAAGcgatagagaaagagagattgacagagatgagatgaaatgGGGGGGacgtgagggagggagggtgcgCTAGCTGACAACGGGTTAACAggaatctttatttttaacaacatgTCATCACCAGCCGCCCATCTGCTCCTGTGCTGTCAGAGTCCCCtgggagtgtgtatgtgtgtaaatgtgtgagagatggagaaagagagagatgcaagCAAGCCATCACAGATCAGATCACTGATCAGCAcccaaaggaggaggaggaggaggaggaggtggtggtggtgaggggaGAACAAGGTTAGAGAGGTGggtggcacacacacatcttgctCCTCTAATATCCAAATGGGGTTCGACAGGGGACGACAGTAGGAGTGAAGGTGTGTGTAGTTGTCTGTGACAGGAAGTTAAAGTCGGATTAGGGGGGATCAATCCACAACTGgcctctctgtgtttggagggggggggggggggggggaaggtgGTCCAGAGGTAATGAGAGGGAATCTATTAGCACAAATGACAAGGGGAGGGGGGCACATACAATGAAatcagtggtggaggaggaggaggtgtgtagGCTATGCCGGACCTTCAGGGGTGGCCCCAACAGGTGTGTAGGCTATGCCGGACCTTCAGGGGTGGCCCCAACAgctcactttatttattttttcggATAAAGGGACTATAGTCCCTGGGGAATAAGGGAGTTGATTGAGGAGATGTTTGTTGGTAGAGGACGGGGGGTGTTGGGGGGCATGGACTTTGCATTCAGagcgtttttttctttcaacacGGAGAGACAGGACCAACAGCTACATGCTGCGGTCAGGTCAGGTCACGCATCATTAGCAAATACACTTCAGTACAGTTAATCTCTCcccttttttattctttcttcgAGCccgttttccttttttccccctcccatTCTcgacttgtttttctttccgtACGCCAAGGCAAACTGCAGCCCTCCAGTGGTCCACTCGCATTTTTTATCAAAAGTTCTCAGCGAGAAGCTGACGGGACGAAAACatcttgttttcatatttatggTGATGCACTTTCTTTTTTGCACGACATGTAGAACAAGCAGTCCTCGAATCCTTGTTTGTCTCGTGTCTGCACCGAGTCTGCATCTCATATTGAGTCCTAaaatctctccctctttcttcatcttctttccagtgtctttctttctctcacacccCCCCTCTTCATCCTTCAGGCATGGTAAATTTGAAGACTAATTAGTCCAGAGAAACCAGTCATACCAAAGAATCCACCCCAGGGCCATGTTCACATCTTCCTATTGATCTTGTAGTGCcaacacaagcaaaaaaaacacaaaaaaaaacacacacatacacacaaaacagagacaaactaaaaaaaaaaaaaaaaagatgcaacaaGAGTTTTTAGAGCAGCATGTATTATAGATGGCACATACATAGAAAAAGTCAGCAAGCTTGCATTATGCAAGTTTTCTGACCTTGACAGAGGTCAAGTGTTTCAAATATTCTGCATCATGCTCGGAGATGCTATTTACGGAACGGGCTGTAAAGGAAATGTTTTGCAGCatcaaaaccttttttcttgtatttcctcttctcctcacttACTCCCTTCCCCCTCTCGCTCTCCGTTCTCAGTCTTCCCCTCATTTCTGATCCATTTTTTATGCATTACTCCATTACTCTCAACTCCCATTTACAGTGCATTACCTCCTCCCGTCTTTCACAGACACACTTtgtacttctctctctctctctctttccttcagtCACTTtgcttctctcctttcctccctcgctcgctcgctctcctcctccagtgcaTTATGACACTTTCCCCTACTTCTCCCCTTCACCCCCTTTAttatctctttgtctcttctccGGTCACGTCATCTTTACTTCCCATCTAGTTTGTCATGCTGTATACatcacactgtctgtctgcactgctGTCACCCTCCTTTTTCAATTGCAAAGCATGATATATAATTTGGTACTTAATGTTGCCCCTGCTCTTTTACAACACAGATGTACAAATGTCAGCTAACGTAATTAACAATACAGGCGGTCAGTCCGTCCAGGCTATTTGTCCCATTTGagcacacacatgaatgcacagaCAGCTAGCAGACTCTGACATTTGATGATGTGATAAATCATTAAATTACAAGCTTCAGTACGAAGTCAAACAGATGAGTGAGCAGTAAGCGGAAATACCATCCTGTAGCTTTTAAATCAGATAATTgttacagtgcaaaaaaaaaaaaaaaaagacgcagGATGTAACTCATGGCTTTCTTTCACGTCAAAGGTGGTTCGTTTTGTTTGTGGGACACAGCTTGCGGGAACCCATTTTCATAGCTGTGGATGAAACACaagacaaattattttggtttgGAATGAGTGTAGcaactttctttttgttatttcagtgaGCTTAAAGTcatgtcaacaacaaaaaaagaaaagaaaaaaaaagaaaaatctggttgtttgttttcagatctGAACATCTGGGATAACCAAGGATGAACAATCAAGCCTGAATCATTTTACTCATTATGACAGGTACTATTAAGCCAGTTGACTGTCATCCAGGGGGAACTGCATCTTTTCTGTTTCTAGTCTGCCTTTCGGAAATCCACCAACTTTATCAACGTGCAATACTCAATTGCTCCTAAACTGAATGAGTGTAATCATCATCAACGTTTTAGATTTAATTATGGATCATAGCTTGGAGCAATATGTATGGAATGATTATGGAGTGTGTTGTCAGACTGCAAGAAGACTCTTCTACTTTTAATACAGCTTTACGGTAAGTAAAATCTAACTTTAAGTAACCTTCAACAGTTTCTATCTGCGACTATGGGGAATTGCAGCAATGTTGTGGTAAAAGTTGTGACTAacacatgaaatgaaagaaCCAGGCCTCGGTGCGATCCACCAGACAGGTTGTCCACTCTCGCAGGGTCACCTTCCTGTTCCTGTTACGGTCACATGAtctgcaaacacagcacagtgtaACACCTCACCACAGAGCACTTGCAGAAACGGCACAAAATGACAGACTTGTAAGAATAGACACACAGACGGTATAAAGACGCATCTATAGGTATGGAAACAACTGCATCGGTGCTCTTCGATAGCCATTGTCTTTCAGTTCACCCTGCGTCGTTATCTCTGAAGGGTACTCCTTCAATTTGTGTTAATCCATGGACAGCGGGAGACACAGCGGGTAATAAACATTATCATTGCTGGGAAATGGCTTGACATTGACACAGCCAGCCCTACTCCCACAAAACCTGTCACTGCAgactgacagagaaaagagggggTTGGGTGGGAGAATGGATGGCAGAGAAAGGGCAAGAGATGGAAGGATGAAAGAATGAGACAAGAGTGAAAACGATGGAGGGGTTGACAGAGAAGGAGGCTGAGGATAAGTCTATGAAAGGTATGGGGAAGATGAAAAGGGAAGTAGGAAGCGCAGACAAGGGGGGGGGAAGCGCttcaacatggaggaggagTAAGATGATGGAGCGATGGTGTGGTCGTGCGAGCTTGGAGGGGAGGAAGACACCGGAAGAGGGTATTGGCATGGAGGATGAATGGATAGATGGCGTGCAGAGAGAACAGCATGGTGGGAGGTGCAACTTGGTCACAGAGCGGGGGCGAAATGCATCGCCGTGTGACATTTTTAACCCTTGGTGTTTCTGTAATTAGCTGAAAAATAACATATTGCAAGAGACAGAAGGTACACATTATGAAGCTTTGTGTGACAGAAGGTGATTGTGTTATGAACATGTGAGCAACACTGCCTTCACCTTATTGACCACTAAGTCACCTTATGGCAAGCACTGTGTTTTCTGCTCATTGAATAGGCCATGTAATCATGCtactgtctgtctgaaaataaatgcaacactAAAAAATGAATCAGGGGGTCACTGACTTGATCATGATCATGACAATCATGATGACTATGACGGCATGTGCTTCTGACTTCTCGGGAACAAAACATGCTGACATTATTCAAATATGAGTCATCTAAGCATCATATCATATTATCCAATAGCTAAAATCTTCTAAAGCATCACCCTGTGGAGGCTGCTGGAGGTTGGACTCACTGAAAGAACGGTGCAGCACAATGCTCCAGCGGCATCCTCTTGTAGCGCAGCTTCCTCAGATCCCTGAGGCTCAACTTGccgtctttgtttttgtccagcACGGTAAATCGTTTctacaaagaggaagagaaaagagaaagaaaaggagaaaaccGTACCTTTATCTGTACTGCTTCTTTAATTTATATCATAGTAAcctaaataaacattaatagTTACCCATGATCCACCACTTTAGTCCAAAATatatcataaacacacagactgcaatGATACGTTCAAGCTCGGAGGTCAACGACTAAATTCCAGCAAAACTAATGACACTCCCTTTCCCAATTAGTGCTAAACTAACAGGGTGAACATGATTATTGACGTCAACATGTAGcacaataaatagaaatatataaaaaaagtacaGACTCACAGAGCCGGTAGCATTTCTGTAAATTCAACCAAAAGttctatttttagttttgacATTAAATCCTTAAGCTAAGAACAATAATGGAGGCAAGAACCACAAAAATAACTTCATTCCAAAACTCAATATAtcatatttcactttaaaataatgcacaattctttttttttgtattcatctGAGGCCAGGAGGTCAAGGTGGCTGGCGGGAGGATATTAAGTTATCCCTCTATTCACCATCTTATTGAATAATTTAGTGATTATTGACCAAATCCTATTTATACATGGTGTTCTTGAAAGCCCCTGTCTCATTCTGTGGATGACCACACCACAAGCAACACAACATACCCTCCACTTAAAGTAGGTGGTTAGAATCGATTTCTCGCCAGACAATCCATGCAGTGCAGTTTGTATGCTGGCACGATGCTGGTGTCTGGTGTCAAAAAGAACTTTAGGTTGAGTGTTGGGTTACAATGGGAGTGAAAGTGATCCCTtggtatatttttttcttccggCTATACTTTCTTTAGCATTACATTTTGTTGTGGACATCGATTTTATTTGCATCATCATTAGATGAGGTCATTGCTGACCATAAATCACTTTTACTACTCTAAAGACCTCTCCCCTTTAATGTCAAACTGATGTTCAGGCTCACTTCAAGGGTGAAATTTCATCTACCTGGGCTAGTTCTGCCCTCTGGGCGTGGCTGAGGCAGCTCTgaggcggggcagcaggtgcGTAGGACTCCCCCATACGACTCAGGAGCAGAAACCAGTCCAGGAGACGATATGGAAACTGGTTGAACTCCTCCTCAGTGCAGTTAGCCTTTGGGACTGATCAAGAGGGATAACAGCTAATTTGGCAGGCTCCAGTGCACAGTGGAAattgtgtgtaatatttaatgcTTGGTGTGTTTACCCAGGCAGGGTCCTGTGTGAGCCAGTCCGTTGCGGCGTCTCTTTCTGCAGGCCTCTTTATGCAGCAAACACTCATTCCCATAGGTCCTTCCCAGAACACTGCACACTGGTGCCCTCTGCCTGATCGAATGAGCCAGTACCCATATATAAAACGATATGTGAGGACAGATCATACAGTGTGCACAGCTGGATTAAATAAACTGCTGTACTTTATGATTTTAACCCAAAATCTCATAGTTTTTAAGCTTTATATGGATAATTGATCAAATCCAAAGCCACTTTTTATAAAGATACTGGACACATTTGTGTCACAGATCAAAATTAGATTGTTGCTACAAGATGTTTACCGTGGACAGGACTGAGGACAAACACACTTGGGGACGAAGAGTCCATTTTCCTGTACCACCTGGCACCAAGATCCCACTGGACTGTGGCATTTTAGCAGCTCACAAAGCTTTTCTGAAACATGAAAGAACAACCTTGTTACCACATACTTTGTTCTGTTTCCTAGTTTGAcgtgcatgtttttcttttcttgattaCAGGCCCGCACAGATGACCACACATTCATCTTTCAGTAGCTGATTAAAAGTGTTCTAGGTGCaagcatcatttaaaatgtctcGCAAAGGTCtatttgaaataatgaaatgtcaAAGAATGGTGGATGAAACAAAAACGCCAGAAGAGGAAAAGGTAAAGCAAATGAATGATGGCaagaaaatgaatgtgacaACCGCTTTTCCATCACTGCTACACATTCAGTCCTTGGTAAAATATGCCATATTGCGCACATCTGTGACCCACAATTGAAAGACGTGCTTTGGACTGTCCCTGCCATGTTTTGAATGGTGACTTGATTGTTTACCAGCTGCgaaaataaattcaaacatatttttcatcagTCGTGGGAAAGAATGATTTGCACATTTTATCTTCATCTCGGACTTTGGAAAGAGAGTAAATAGccttgaaaaaaacattgtctgtAAAAGATATATAACTGATATGCCGACTGCATGGCAAATGGCATCGCTCCACTGTATAGTACATTCTTACGATAGTCTTACCTGGCTCTACTCTGCCAATATATGGCCTCAGACTCTCCTCAGCTTGTCTCTGTTTGCGCTGGGCTCTGCCTCCCTGActctgacatacacacacatacatgcacccacacacacacacacacacacacacacacacacacacacagatagtgtTCTGAACATTTCCTATTATAGGCAGAGCTCGGAGGATAAAAGgatcatgtgttgtttttttcatgtcattCCACAGGCATGCACCCCACTCAGGTATAAACTTGTCTGTCACTGAAAACCATATTTTAGAACCATAATGTGTCCCCACAAGACTGTACCTGTACCTATTGTTTTCATCAGAATGATGAATCACAGTAAGTGGCTTATCATGAACTTCCAATCTAATTACCAGtaatcaaaaaaaaatatcataacaTATTAAACTCAGCGTACTGTAAATgataatgtgaaatgtgaaagtgGTATGCATTCGTATGCTCCAATTCCAAACTTATATTTCTAGAAACTTTGTAGTCAGTGCCAGGTCCACATCTGCCCCCAAAGTCTTCCCAGATCAGATGAGAAACAGGTGCAACGCTGACCCAAAATACTGAAGCCACTCAGGTGAAGGACGACTATGAGTATTTTGAGTATTTTACAAAATATCCTTTTACCATTTAACCCTGGTCATgaaaaaatactcaaaataataatattatttgcattttttaagtCAGATTTGTGCCCAATTCGCTTGTACTTGTTAACGTAAATAGAGAATTATCATTCTAACATCCACGTACAAATATGAAAAGTTCAACTCACCGTGGCTGTACAAGTGTGAAgactcagaaacagaaacaaggcCAAGTTCAGGTCCATGGTTAAACCAGTGACACTCTCTGTAGGACATTTAcaagactgaaaatgaaaaataaaaacatatttgccaCTATCTACATCCAGCAGTAACAGCATCCCTCTATTTACATTTCTTGATATCAATTACAGTTTGGTTGGAAATCTAGAAATTAAATATTGCTGAAGGACTATCATACTTCGTTAATAGatgcatttctttcttctttggtgtAACGTTACCGACAATTATTCTATTCCGGTAAAACAATGCAGCTCATTGAGTCTCAGGAAAACAATCATTTTCCATCACAGAGGAAACTGAGGGTTGAATTACGCTGAGAGGACATTCAGCCTCCAGTTGAGGAAGTTATTACAGTCTAACAAGTCATTTTCTATCCTCCTGACTGCTTGAAAAAAACCCCATCTTACCTCTGTCACTCTTTTCCACTGCTGTTATTCCCTTGTTAGtgctctccttcttttccttgtTGCCAGATACCCTTTTTTTCTCCGTCTCACCGGCTCCTCTGAGGGTGCATTCTTTTTACAGCTCTCTTCAGCAgtctttactttttcttttcatttgatccatcttttttttcacattcttgCCTTATCTaacccctcctctctgctcttcacTGTCTGCCTGACTTTCTTCCCATCACATTAGCTCCCTGTTGATTGCAGCTAGTGCACAGGTATCTGAACTTACTTTAAAACACTGTGCAGGTGAATGTTAATGAGATGGAATATGGGGGGGAATAGTATAGGAGAGCTATACTTGGTATGTGCTTTTTATTGAAGTTGGCACTGGTCCATAGGAAGATTTACAAGCCAGAGAGAACATATGGtcactcttcctctcactct
This genomic stretch from Larimichthys crocea isolate SSNF chromosome III, L_crocea_2.0, whole genome shotgun sequence harbors:
- the sparcl2 gene encoding SPARC-like protein 1; translated protein: MDLNLALFLFLSLHTCTATSQGGRAQRKQRQAEESLRPYIGRVEPEKLCELLKCHSPVGSWCQVVQENGLFVPKCVCPQSCPRQRAPVCSVLGRTYGNECLLHKEACRKRRRNGLAHTGPCLVPKANCTEEEFNQFPYRLLDWFLLLSRMGESYAPAAPPQSCLSHAQRAELAQKRFTVLDKNKDGKLSLRDLRKLRYKRMPLEHCAAPFFQSCDRNRNRKVTLREWTTCLVDRTEAWFFHFMSMKMGSRKLCPTNKTNHL